A region from the Canis lupus familiaris isolate Mischka breed German Shepherd unplaced genomic scaffold, alternate assembly UU_Cfam_GSD_1.0 chrUn_S395H555, whole genome shotgun sequence genome encodes:
- the LOC119869157 gene encoding 40S ribosomal protein S27-like yields MDVKCRGCYKITTVFSHAQMVVLCVDCSTVLCQPTGGKTRLTEGCSFRRKQH; encoded by the coding sequence ATGGATGTAAAATGTCGAGGTTGCTACAAGATCACCACGGTTTTCAGCCATGCCCAGATGGTGGTTCTTTGTGTAGACTGTTCAACCGTGTTGTGCCAGCCGACGGGAGGAAAGACCAGACTCACAGAGGGCTGTTCATTTAGAAGAAAGCAACACTAA